The Candidatus Baltobacteraceae bacterium DNA window GCGCGGAATGTCCGCAACTCAACCGCCGCCTCGACCTCCGCATGCTCGGCGCCTGGCTATCGCGCTAAAAACCGCCCCCCAGATGCTTCGACAGCTCATGCTTCGACAAGCTCAGCATGACAACACACGCCCCCTTCTTGTCATCCTGAGCTTGTCGAAGGACGAGCTTGTCGAAGGACGGCGCGTGGCAGACCAGTCGCATTTGGGTACCATCGTAAAACCGGGGCTTTCCGCCTGCCAAACTACCGAAAGTAGCATCATTTAATGTTGACCACCGCAGATCTGCAAAAGCACGTCGATGCATTCTTTGTCGAAAATATCGAAGAACAGAGTAAGTTGAACGAAGGCCAGCAGCTTCGGCAACTCATCCTCTTGCAGACGGAGGCCACGCTAAACCTGACGCGTACGATCGAGAAGGCGCTCGAGCGATTGCCTTAAGCGCGGCCTTCCTCGGCGTCCTGCTTGTCGAGGTGCGACTTCATGTCGTCGAGCACGTATGAATTGGCTGCTTCGCGGTGCGGGTCGTCGACGTGTTTGTCGAAGTAGTCCGCGAGATCCGAATCGCTCGCGCCATCGCGAATGAGTTTGTCGAAGTCGGCAACGCTCACGCCCGCACGGTCGAGAAACCCCGTCGAAAGGCCGCAGTACGCGATGTATTCGCCTTCTAATCCGGCATGCTCCGCGCGCACTTTGTCGGCCAGTCTCGCGAGCCACGTGTAGCGGCCTAGCAAGAAGCGCCCGCTGCGCGGCGGCGTCGTATTCAGGTCCGGTGCGATGATGCTCATGCGTCTCTTTTACCCGCTCGCGCAGTAAACCTACTCGAAAAGGAGCGGCCGTCCGAATCGGCCGGCGTTGAAGTCTTGGATTGTTTGATTGATTTCGT harbors:
- a CDS encoding DUF5069 domain-containing protein, with the translated sequence MSIIAPDLNTTPPRSGRFLLGRYTWLARLADKVRAEHAGLEGEYIAYCGLSTGFLDRAGVSVADFDKLIRDGASDSDLADYFDKHVDDPHREAANSYVLDDMKSHLDKQDAEEGRA